One Campylobacter sp. MIT 99-7217 genomic window, TTCAAGATTAATATAATTTAAAAACAATTCATGAGCCTTTGCATAATGAAAAGCAAAAAAATCAGCATTAATTTGCTTGCGTGTTTTCAAGATCAAAGGAAGCTTGATTTTTTTATAGTCAAAATGAGAAATTTTAGCCTCACTTAACTTTGAGTTGATATAGGCAAGATAGGATTGATTTGATTGCTCTAAGGCTCTAAAATACTGATGGTGTTTGATTTTACGCAAAAGTTCTTCTATCATAAAAGGCTTTTGTATATAATCACTCACACCAAGCTTTAAAGGCGTTACAACAGTATCAACGCTGATATAAGAAACAAGCAAGATGATGATACTATTTCTACGCTTTTCTGCAAATTTTAAAAAATCACTCACAGCCGAAGAAAGTAAAATCACTTCATAGTGCTTATTTTCAACCTGAGAAACAGATGCTGCGATGTCGCATTGATACCCAGCATCACCTAGTTTATTGCTCATGCTTTGTGCTAGATAAAGCTCATTTTCTACAATTAAAACTTTCATATTTTCGTCCAATCAAAATATTTTAAATTTACACTACAAAAAACGGCAATGCCTTCTTTTCTCCCAACAAAGCCCAAATGTTCAGTTGTTGTTGCTTTGACATTCACTCTAAATTCGCTTAGATCCAAATTTTTAGCTAAATTTTGAGCGATTTTTTCTTTAAAGCTACCTATTTTTGGAGCTTGTGCGATGATAGTAAGATCAACATTGACAAGCTCAAAACCAAATCCCCTAACCAAGGCATAACATTGCTTTAGCAGATTCATAGAATTTGCGTTTTTAAATTTCATATCCGTATCAGGAAAATGCTCGCCTATATCGCCAAGCCCAGCTGCTCCTAAAAGTGCATCCGTTAAAGCATGTGCGATCAAATCCCCATCAGAATGAGCCTTAACGCCCATTTCTTCATGCACACAAACCCCACCTAGTATCAGCTTTCTTTTTTCACCAAATTCATGCACATCAAAGCCATTTCCACTAAAAAATTCATTTGCAGGAGCTTTAAGCTGAAGCTTTTTAAGATCTTCTTTGTAAGTGATTTTTCTCGTATTTTCATCACCCTCAACAAACCAAACCTTACCTCCAACTCTTGAAATAGCCGTGCTATCATCTGTAAATTCTTCATCTAAATTTAAAGCTTTTAAAAGCAGACTTGTGCGTGAAAGTTGCGGGGTTTGTATCAGTTTGATCTTTTCTCTTTGCAAGGCTTCATCGCCGTAAAGAGTCGTATCGCACACCTTTAAAGCAGGGGTAATGCAATCAGCCTTATCAATGTTTTCAACTAATCTCAAAAACAAATCCTTATCCACCAAAACCCTTGCCACATCACTCACCATAACAAATTCACTTTGCACTTTTTCAAGGGCATTTTTTAAAGACTGAGCCCTTGTTTTTCCACCCTCAACAAATTCATAAGAAGGAGCAAATTTTTTCATATAAGAAATGTTACTAGAAGTAACAATTATCTTTTTAAAAGGGAAAAAAGAGCTTAAATTTTTTGTAGCAACCAGCCATAAAGGCTCATTATCTAAACGAATAAACTGCTTTTTTACAGGGAGATTAAACCTTGTAGAATCCCCAGCTGCAAGCATTATCAAGCTAATATCAGGCATTTATATCCTCAAAAAAATAAAAATTGTTACTATATTATACACAAAAAAACTTTATTTAACTTTTATTTGTTTTTAAAATTACAATTTAGGCTAAATTTAATAATGTAAAAAAGCTAAATTTTATGATTTTTGAGTAAAATTTGGCTTTAAAAACTCTTATTTTAAGGAATGTATCATGATAGAAAAGATTAAAGAAAGATTATCTAAGGTAACCTATCCCGGTTTTAAAAGAGATATAATGAGTTTTAATTTTGTTAAAGACATTCAAGTACAAGATGAAAAAGCCTTTATACAAATCGAGATAGTCTCAGCAAATAAAGAAGTTGCCAAAGAACTTCAGCAAGGCGTTGAAGAAGCTTTAAAGGATTTAAATTTAAAAGAACTAAAGCTTGAGATCAAACAGCCAGAACCTCCAAAAGAAAGGAGTAATTCTCAAAGTGGTAAAAATATCGCTCCGCAAATCAAAAATTTCATCATGATTTCAAGCGGAAAAGGTGGGGTTGGAAAAAGCACCACGAGTTTAAATTTAGCCGTATCCTTAGCAAAAATGGGTAAAAAAGTTGGCTTGCTTGATCTTGACATTTATGGACCAAATATCCCAAGAATGCTTGGACTAAGCGAACAAAGACCTGAGGTTATAGGCACAAAGATTAAACCCATGCAAGCTTTGGGCGTGCATATGATGAGTATGGGCGTTTTGATCGAGCAAGGACAAGGGCTGATGTGGCGTGGAGCGATGATCATGAAAGCTGTCGAGCAACTTTTAACTGATGTGCTTTGGGACGAGCTTGATGTATTGATCTTAGATATGCCTCCAGGAACTGGTGATGCACAAATTAGTGTCGCACAAAACATACCTATAACAGCTGGAGTTTGCGTAAGTACTCCGCAAATGGTTTCCCTAGATGATAGCAAAAGAGCGCTTGATATGTTTGAAAAGCTTCATATACCAGTAGCTGGCGTGATAGAAAATATGAGCGGATTTTTATGCCCTGATAATGGCAAAGAGTATGAAATCTTTGGAAAAGGTGGTGCTGTAGAACTTGCGAAAGATTATAAATGCGAGGTCTTAGCACAAATTCCTATCGAAATGAGCATAAGAGAGGGTTCAGATAGCGGAAAACCTGTGAGCTTTTATCTGCCTGAAAGCGTGAGTGCAAGAAGATATCAAGAAGCTGCTGAAAAAATTTGGAATTTCATCGAAAAGGTAAATCAAGAAGGCGGAGCAAATAACGCAGCCATTCAGCCCGTGATGAATGGAAAAAGTGCTTGCTCAAGCTAAAATCTAGCTTTTATATCCCTTGGAAAAGGGATATAAATTGAGCTTAGTAATTGTATTTAAGTCCAAGTTGTCCGCTTAAATAAGTTTCATTTTTCTTATCAACCTTACCTGCTAAAATTTGTTTCGCACCAAGACCTAAATTTGCACTAAATTTCTCGCTAAAATCAATACTTCCACCAAGTATAAGCTGGGCATAAGTTTTCTTTTTATTATCAGCTTCTACACTCGTAAAAAAGGCGTTATTTACAGCTAAATTTGCTGTATAATCCCCGCCTTCATTATAAACAAATTGTTCTATCTTAGGGCTAGCAAAGAAATAAGAGCTTTCACTCATATAAGCTCTTAACTCAGCTCCAAGCTCTGCACTGATAGAATTATTTGTGATTTTATCGATATTTTTAGCAATAAGCCCTGCTTGAGTATATCTTGGAGTATGACTAAGATAATAATTTGCTCCCACAAAAGGCTTCACAGAAAAGCTCTCACTTCCAAAAAGCTTACCTAAATTTGCTGATAAGCCTAAATTTGTCCCCATAAAATCAGCCTCATACACTCCTGTTATATCAAGACTATTTTGTCTTGTAGGGCTAACTTGAGTATAAATTTTTATATGAGTTTCCATATCGCTTGCAAAAGTAAAATTTGAGTAAATTCCTACTTGGAAATTATCACTTTTCTGCTCTAAATTTTTATCTTTTATCTTTGCATTTGCATAACTAAAATAAATCCCCCAAAGTGCATTTTCTCCTATCTTTTCAGCACCAACAGTAGCTCCTGTCATAGCACCGCTATTGCCATCTATGATATTATTTCCACCAAAAACATTAGCCCAAATACTTTGTGAATTTTCGCTTACATAAGACATCTTCATATCACTTGCGATTTTATTTGAGCTGGCAAATCTTAGCTTACTAAGCTTAGAAGCGTAGTTTCCATAAGGATTATTAAGCATAGCTACTCTTTGTCCTATGGACACATCATTAGCTACATTCATGCTTGTATTTACACCACTTACACTACTATTTAGATTGCTCACGCTTTTGCCTGTATTTTCGGTATTTTCTTTGATATTTTTAGCCAGCTCAATCCCTCCTCTACTGACCAAATCAGCACCTATACCATTAGGCAAGGCTGATGCTATAGAGCGAAGAGCTAAAACAGCTGTTTTATCCTCAGTGCTTAAATTTGGAGCTACTAAATTAACATAAGCTTCATCATCAAATAACCCACCGCTCGCCTCAGCTTTATCAATAAGATCTTCAAGCTTGATTTTTTCATTTTCTAAAGATTTTTTAGCCAAATCCCATTCTGCTTGAGTCTCTCCGCCAGCTAAATCCTCATCTCCAGCTTCTATCAGGCTTTCTATGGATTTTATATCTAATTTAACTTGATTTAAAGGATTTTTTGCTAAATCATTAAGCTTAGAACTCATCACAAGGCATTTTTGCCCAGCACAATCAACCACGGCTAAATTATAATTCAAAAATTTTTCCGCTCCTAAAATATCATTAAAATCAACCCTAGCAAAAAGAGTTTTCACATCATAAAGACTTAATTTCGCTCTTGTTGCCTCATCAACATGATCAAGCAAGTTTTTAAAGAGCAAAATATTTGCTTCATTGCTTGATAAGTCATTAAAACTTTTTGCTTGCATAAGAGTGGTATTAGAAAATTCTAAATCGCTAAAATTAAGTCTTGGTACGATAAATAATGAATTTTCGATATGAGCATTTTGACTAACCCTTATAGAAGTTCCATAAATCCAAAGAGATGTTTTCTCAGCTTCAAAATCTCCATTGATTAAAAGATCTCCTCTTAAATTTCCCATTCCCGGTAAATTTCCATTATAAACTTCGATAGATGATTCTTTACCTGTATTGTTAAAAGATGGGGTGGTAGTGCCTGATAAATATAAATTAGCATTGATCACAGAAGCTCTATCTATATACAAAGATATATCATCAACACTTATATCATTTGCCGTAGCACTGAGGTTACTAAGATAGACGCCGCCACTGTGATTATTAACAAGCTCAAGATCGTATTGTTTGTCTAGATTTATATTTAGGGCATAATCGCTATAATTAGCTGTATCTTCTAGTACTTCAGGAAAATCATCAATTTGAAAATTTATCTTCAAATTATCGTTTTTATAGGAATTTTTAAGACTTGTTGTTTTGTTTGTCACATCAAAATAATCATTAATATTTGTTTGATTTGTTAGAGTAAAATCAGCACCAAAACTTGTTGTATAAAGCAAACTTGCCACACTAAAACTAAGAAAAATTTTTTTCTTCAGTCTTCTTTTCATTCAATCTCCTTTTTTAAGTAAAATAGCTACGATTATACCCCCCCCCCTTAATATTTCCTTAAAAAATGTTTAAATTTAAAAATTTCTAAAATTTAAAAAGCTAAATAAATTTTCAAGCCCTTTTTGTTATAATGCTTATTTTTTAAAACTTAAAACAAGGACTAAAATGATAAATTCTAAAGATGATTTTATGCTTTTGCTAAAACAAATCGAGCAAAGACCAAACTACAAAAAACCAAAAGCCTTTGGTATCGCAAGGCTTGACAGAGGACAACTGAACAAAAACAAAATTCTACAAGCAAGCTTTGGACTTGTAAATTTCGAGCAAAACTACGGCTCAGCGGCGGTTCTTTTGGAAAGTTTTATGCAAAGAGGCGTTGAGATAGACTTTTCTCAAAGCGAATTTGTGATGAGCCTAAGCATGGCTGATATCGACTTTGCTCTTGAGTGCTTTAAGCCTTTTTTGGACGAGGACGGACATCAAAATATCGAGCTTTTAAAGCTGGTTAAGGATAAATTTAAAGATGATGAATTTGCCTTTGTTTGTATGTTTGAGGATAAAGAGCCGCAAAGTGTGGAGTGTATTTATCTTAAGCTTTATTTGCTTTCTTTGAAAAAAGTGCCTTTGAGAAGCTTAAATTTAAACGGGGCTTTTGGCAAGCTTTGCAACGCTGCTTGGAGCGATAACAAGCCTATCGAACTTGAATGGCTAAGAGCAAATGAAATGCGTCTTAAAATGAGCAATCAATACCCAAGGATTGATTTTGTCGATAAATTCCCAAGATTTTTAGCCCACATTATCCCAGAGGATAATACGAGAATTTTAGAAAGCTCTAAGGTTCGAATGGGTGCGGTGCTTGCAGGAGGCACGACTATAATGCCAGGAGCTGCTTATGTGAATTTTAACGCAGGAACTACAGGTGCTTGCATGGTAGAAGGACGCATTAGCTCAAGCGTGGTTGTGGGTGAGGGTACTGATGTTGGCGGTGGTGCTAGTATTTTAGGCGTTTTAAGTGGCACAAGTGGCAATGCTATCAGCGTCGGTAAGGCTTGTTTGCTTGGGGCAAATTCGGTTACCGGCGTTCCTTTGGGGGATAATTGCATAGTTGATGCGGGCATTGCTGTGCTTGAGGGAACAAAATTCGCACTTAAAGATAAAGATGAGCTTGCAAAACTTAATCCAAATTTTGACTTTTCAAAAGAAATTTACAAGGGTATCGAGCTTTGCGGTTTAAATGGACTACATTTCCGCCAAGATAGCCAAAGTGGTAAAATGATCGTAGCTTTAAATAAAAAGGCTGTGAAGTTAAACGAGGCTTTACATTAATACTAATCAAGGCTTAAGCCAAATGAAAGCTTAAGCCTTAAAATACTGATAAATTCTTATTTTACCTCGATTTATCCAAACCAAGCTTTTATCTTGCTTGATTATTTTTATCGATCAAGTCAAAAAGCTTGTTGATCTGATTTTTTTCTATCTGCTTAAGCCCATCTTCATAAACTTTTGTTTGAGCGTAAGAAATAAAGCTATTTTTAGCCTTTGAGATATCAAGATCTAAATTCTCAAAAGAACTTGTTTTTTGTTCTTGCTCCTCTTCTTCTTTTTTGAGCTTATTTAAAGTGGCTTGAAACTCATCTGCGTTCAACTCTTTTTCTTTGATCTTTGAAGAGGTGCTAAATACTCTATCATAAGAGTTTTCATTGATTTTGTCTAA contains:
- a CDS encoding response regulator; this translates as MKVLIVENELYLAQSMSNKLGDAGYQCDIAASVSQVENKHYEVILLSSAVSDFLKFAEKRRNSIIILLVSYISVDTVVTPLKLGVSDYIQKPFMIEELLRKIKHHQYFRALEQSNQSYLAYINSKLSEAKISHFDYKKIKLPLILKTRKQINADFFAFHYAKAHELFLNYINLENISNLDNLFQRYKENNLYFLDKFQSLKTEDQQRVLLESKKRNVLIFSDEKIEHADIHTLELSHDDKNPKEKNEILTIDEYVKFIIVNYQSVFPDTDLSKKLGISRKSLWEKRKKYGLTKKK
- a CDS encoding bifunctional 2-C-methyl-D-erythritol 4-phosphate cytidylyltransferase/2-C-methyl-D-erythritol 2,4-cyclodiphosphate synthase, which codes for MPDISLIMLAAGDSTRFNLPVKKQFIRLDNEPLWLVATKNLSSFFPFKKIIVTSSNISYMKKFAPSYEFVEGGKTRAQSLKNALEKVQSEFVMVSDVARVLVDKDLFLRLVENIDKADCITPALKVCDTTLYGDEALQREKIKLIQTPQLSRTSLLLKALNLDEEFTDDSTAISRVGGKVWFVEGDENTRKITYKEDLKKLQLKAPANEFFSGNGFDVHEFGEKRKLILGGVCVHEEMGVKAHSDGDLIAHALTDALLGAAGLGDIGEHFPDTDMKFKNANSMNLLKQCYALVRGFGFELVNVDLTIIAQAPKIGSFKEKIAQNLAKNLDLSEFRVNVKATTTEHLGFVGRKEGIAVFCSVNLKYFDWTKI
- a CDS encoding Mrp/NBP35 family ATP-binding protein, which translates into the protein MIEKIKERLSKVTYPGFKRDIMSFNFVKDIQVQDEKAFIQIEIVSANKEVAKELQQGVEEALKDLNLKELKLEIKQPEPPKERSNSQSGKNIAPQIKNFIMISSGKGGVGKSTTSLNLAVSLAKMGKKVGLLDLDIYGPNIPRMLGLSEQRPEVIGTKIKPMQALGVHMMSMGVLIEQGQGLMWRGAMIMKAVEQLLTDVLWDELDVLILDMPPGTGDAQISVAQNIPITAGVCVSTPQMVSLDDSKRALDMFEKLHIPVAGVIENMSGFLCPDNGKEYEIFGKGGAVELAKDYKCEVLAQIPIEMSIREGSDSGKPVSFYLPESVSARRYQEAAEKIWNFIEKVNQEGGANNAAIQPVMNGKSACSS
- a CDS encoding autotransporter outer membrane beta-barrel domain-containing protein is translated as MKRRLKKKIFLSFSVASLLYTTSFGADFTLTNQTNINDYFDVTNKTTSLKNSYKNDNLKINFQIDDFPEVLEDTANYSDYALNINLDKQYDLELVNNHSGGVYLSNLSATANDISVDDISLYIDRASVINANLYLSGTTTPSFNNTGKESSIEVYNGNLPGMGNLRGDLLINGDFEAEKTSLWIYGTSIRVSQNAHIENSLFIVPRLNFSDLEFSNTTLMQAKSFNDLSSNEANILLFKNLLDHVDEATRAKLSLYDVKTLFARVDFNDILGAEKFLNYNLAVVDCAGQKCLVMSSKLNDLAKNPLNQVKLDIKSIESLIEAGDEDLAGGETQAEWDLAKKSLENEKIKLEDLIDKAEASGGLFDDEAYVNLVAPNLSTEDKTAVLALRSIASALPNGIGADLVSRGGIELAKNIKENTENTGKSVSNLNSSVSGVNTSMNVANDVSIGQRVAMLNNPYGNYASKLSKLRFASSNKIASDMKMSYVSENSQSIWANVFGGNNIIDGNSGAMTGATVGAEKIGENALWGIYFSYANAKIKDKNLEQKSDNFQVGIYSNFTFASDMETHIKIYTQVSPTRQNSLDITGVYEADFMGTNLGLSANLGKLFGSESFSVKPFVGANYYLSHTPRYTQAGLIAKNIDKITNNSISAELGAELRAYMSESSYFFASPKIEQFVYNEGGDYTANLAVNNAFFTSVEADNKKKTYAQLILGGSIDFSEKFSANLGLGAKQILAGKVDKKNETYLSGQLGLKYNY
- a CDS encoding tetrahydrodipicolinate N-succinyltransferase N-terminal domain-containing protein translates to MINSKDDFMLLLKQIEQRPNYKKPKAFGIARLDRGQLNKNKILQASFGLVNFEQNYGSAAVLLESFMQRGVEIDFSQSEFVMSLSMADIDFALECFKPFLDEDGHQNIELLKLVKDKFKDDEFAFVCMFEDKEPQSVECIYLKLYLLSLKKVPLRSLNLNGAFGKLCNAAWSDNKPIELEWLRANEMRLKMSNQYPRIDFVDKFPRFLAHIIPEDNTRILESSKVRMGAVLAGGTTIMPGAAYVNFNAGTTGACMVEGRISSSVVVGEGTDVGGGASILGVLSGTSGNAISVGKACLLGANSVTGVPLGDNCIVDAGIAVLEGTKFALKDKDELAKLNPNFDFSKEIYKGIELCGLNGLHFRQDSQSGKMIVALNKKAVKLNEALH